CAATATTATGACGGCGGTTATTAAATAACGTAATCGCCGTATGTTTTTGCTGTTTTTTTATCAGGAGAAGTTCATGGAAAGGTGGTTTTGCAATGCCCAGGCAAATATTTATAACAGCAATAGATCAAGAAAGATTACAGAAACTCATAAATGAAGCAAAAGAGTTTAATGCAGGCAGCAAAGAATACCTCAAAAACCTTGAGCGGGAACTAAAACGGGCACATGTGGTAGCTTCCGAAAAAATTCCTCATAATGTGATTACCATGAATTCAAAGGTATCGTTGAAAGACTTAGACTCCGCTGAAAAAATGATTTATACGCTGGTTTACCCCTCTGACGCCAACCTGCTGGAAAACAAGATTTCTATACTGGCGCCTGTAGGGACGGCAATTCTCGGCTTCCGTGAGGGAGATGTCATTGAATGGGAAGTTCCTGATGGCCGGGTTAGGCTGGAAGTAGAAAAGATCATTTACCAGCCGGAGGCAGCCGGTGATTTTGATTTGTAGAAAAAGCCCCATTTACGGGGCTTTTCCTTTTCTTATGATTCCATTTGCTTGGCCAGAAACCCGGCTGCCGTTTCAGCCAGCTTGGTTTCCAGGTTCCCCAGCGCTACCCCTGGTTCTTTGGCAGCGATAATTACCGCGCCCACTGGATCACCTTCGGTAATAATCGGCGCTACCACTGCGGAACTGTAACTAATGTCCTCATCAGCAGTTAGAAAACAAGGTTCATTAAATACTACCATCTTTCTTTCAGTCATTACTTTTTCGACATCCGGGCTAACCTGTTTATTCATCAACTGCTTTTTAGGCGCCCCTGCGACAGCTATGATGGTATCCTTATCAGCAATACATGATATCTGGCCTAGTGATTCATTTAGTGAATCGGCATATTCTGTGGCAAATTCACCCAATTCACCTATCGGCGAGTACTTCTTTAAGATAACCTCCCCTTCTCTATCGGTAAATATTTCGAGGGGATCTCCTTCCCTGATCCTCATTGTCCGCCTGATTTCCTTCGGTATCACTACCCGGCCTAAATCGTCAATACGGCGAACGATTCCTGTTGCCTTCATCTTCTCTGTCACCCCCTTTCACTGTATTATACGCAGACATACCTTAAATTAATCAGGATAGGAAAACAATCTTATTTAGGGTATTTGCCAACAAATCTCCCATTCTCTGCAGTAAAGCTTATGAACTCCATTAATTACGTCCACATCTGCATAAAATGCCTGGGCTGCAAAATGCTACCGCCTGAAAGAAGCAACTTTTCATACCTTCATTTGCCATTATGCACGGTCACAGACTGTGCAATTTTGGCGCGGAATGGAAGGTTTTATCGAAGTCAAGGGACTGAAGTTGATTAACACCCCCTATGCTTTTCTTGGCAATTACCCCGGTTCCGTTATTAGTTTTCGCGAAAATGGAATTTATATTAATAAAAGATTTTCCAATTTGTGGTAGCACTGTAAAAACAACTTCCCCCTTGCCTTTGGTTAACGTAGGCGCTCGCCAGCCCGTTCGGGACTTTCACCTTATAGATGACACCCATGCCGGTCGTATACAAGCAAAAGCAGCCGTTTGGAAAACGGCTGCTTTTGCTGTGTTTCAATTATATATAAAAGAAACCTTTTATACTATAATTTAACAACATTTGAGGCCTGAGGGCCACGGTTGCCTTGGACAATGTCGAACTCCACGCTTTGACCTTCGTCAAGGGTTTTGAAACCTTCAGTTTGAATGGAGGAGAAATGTACAAATACATCCCTGCCCTCTTCAGTTTCAATAAACCCAAAGCCCTTGTCCGGATTAAACCATTTAACCTTACCAATCATGCTTTTACCTTACCTCCTAAATTTACCTCTTTTGAGGCCAACAACCCAAGTATACACCATGGCCGTCAAAATGCAAAGATAAAATTTTACATTTATCTTGTTAAATCTTTACCATTATAACCCGAAATCTCCTTTATTATTCAGCCGGCTCAAAATTTTTACAACAAACATTAATGGGATAGAAGTCACTAAGCGCTATAAGACCTCTATCCCCTATATTTAACAATTCAAGCAAGCATTGCCTCAATTCTTCTGTTTACATCGTCCCAGTTAATCAAATTCCACCAGGCCTCAACCCAGGCGGCCCTTTTGTTCTGGTATTTCAGGTAGTAAGCATGTTCCCAAACGTCTATTGTCAGCAAAGGCGCCACGCCCCACTGGGTCAGGTTCTGATGCTTTTCTGCTGTTAAGATGCTCAGTTCCTTAAAAGCCGGATTATAGCACAATACCACCCAGCCTGAACCCTCAACAGCAACGGCCGCTGCCGAAAACTGCTTTTTGAACGTTTCAAAGCTCCCAAAATGCTGCTCAATCAACTCAGCCGCTTTTCCGGTCGCCGGACCACCCCCGTTTGGCTTCATGTTATTCCAAAAGAGCGTGTGCAGGAGGTGGCCCGATCCATGGAAAGCCAGTTCCCTTTCCCAGTGCTTGATGAGGGAAAAATCACTCTTATCCCTGGCTTCCGCCAGTTTGGCTTCAGCATTGTTGAGGCCGTCTACATAGGCCTTGTGGTGAGCGTCATGGTGCAGACGCACAGTCTGTTCATCGTAGTAAGGCTCAAGAGCGTTGTAGTCATAAGGGAGCGCCGGTAGTTCATGCTTTGCCATTCATAATAAGCCTCCTTGTTATAATATCGCGGCAATGCTTTGATAGAATTCCTTCACCGCTTTGAGCCTGCGGTTCACAGCCTCCCACCGGACCAATTTCAAAAAGCTGTCAACATAGTCATCTCGTGTCGAAAAAACTTTGCAGTAGGCGTGCTCATAGACGTCCAGGACCAGCAGGGGCAAAACGGACCATACACCTTCGGAATGGTCATCTGCAAAGAAATTCCTCAGGACACCGTCTTTCAGATCAAAACCAAGGACCACCCAACCCCTTGAACACCTGGCCAGCCCGGCAAATTGTTTTTCCCATTCCTGCTTTGAACCAAAATCCCGTTCAAGCAATGACATTACCTCTGCTGACGGTTGGGAATCCTCATTACCAATATTGCCGAAATACAAATCATGCAGCCTGACTGAATTCAACGCATAAGCTTGTTCCTTTTTCAAAGAACGAAGCGGGCAGTAGGTGGGGTCCACACAGGTAGTATCGGCCCTGATTAGCCGGGCCTCAATTTCCTTGAGTTTGGCCGCGTGCACCTCAGGATAAAGCCTGTTATGTTCTTCCAGTTGCTCTTTTGAAAATTTAGGAGGGTCATTTGTATTGCCGCCAAACCTCATTAGCCACCCCCCTTTTTATACTTCCATAATATTTTAAGCAGCTTACAACTGAATTACAAAAATATTAATAATTTATTAATATTAGGTCTTCTACGTACACTCTTCACTCTCAAATTTGTACCCAATGCCCCAGACAGTTTTGATATAGCAGGGGTTTGACGGATCTTTCTCCAGCTTTTCCCTCAGCCTCCTGATATGGACGGTTACAGTATTATCATCCCCATAAAAAGCGCTGTCCCAAACCTGATCCAGGAGATTAGCCTTGGTGAATACCTTGTTGGGGTTGGAAGCCATTAACCACAAGACTTCGAACTCCTTGGGGGTCAGTTCAATCTTAAGGTTGTTTTGCGTTACTATGCGCTTGCTGTAATCCAGGATAAGGCCATCATATTTCAGGACCTGTCTTTGCTGTTTAGCCGGTTCACCAAGCCTTCGCAAAACAGCTTTAATGCGCAGGGCCAGTTCGGTCGGGCTGAACGGCTTGGTCTGGTAGTC
This region of Pelotomaculum schinkii genomic DNA includes:
- the rnk gene encoding nucleoside diphosphate kinase regulator yields the protein MPRQIFITAIDQERLQKLINEAKEFNAGSKEYLKNLERELKRAHVVASEKIPHNVITMNSKVSLKDLDSAEKMIYTLVYPSDANLLENKISILAPVGTAILGFREGDVIEWEVPDGRVRLEVEKIIYQPEAAGDFDL
- the spoVT gene encoding stage V sporulation protein T; translated protein: MKATGIVRRIDDLGRVVIPKEIRRTMRIREGDPLEIFTDREGEVILKKYSPIGELGEFATEYADSLNESLGQISCIADKDTIIAVAGAPKKQLMNKQVSPDVEKVMTERKMVVFNEPCFLTADEDISYSSAVVAPIITEGDPVGAVIIAAKEPGVALGNLETKLAETAAGFLAKQMES
- a CDS encoding cold-shock protein, coding for MIGKVKWFNPDKGFGFIETEEGRDVFVHFSSIQTEGFKTLDEGQSVEFDIVQGNRGPQASNVVKL
- a CDS encoding superoxide dismutase, with the translated sequence MAKHELPALPYDYNALEPYYDEQTVRLHHDAHHKAYVDGLNNAEAKLAEARDKSDFSLIKHWERELAFHGSGHLLHTLFWNNMKPNGGGPATGKAAELIEQHFGSFETFKKQFSAAAVAVEGSGWVVLCYNPAFKELSILTAEKHQNLTQWGVAPLLTIDVWEHAYYLKYQNKRAAWVEAWWNLINWDDVNRRIEAMLA
- a CDS encoding superoxide dismutase: MRFGGNTNDPPKFSKEQLEEHNRLYPEVHAAKLKEIEARLIRADTTCVDPTYCPLRSLKKEQAYALNSVRLHDLYFGNIGNEDSQPSAEVMSLLERDFGSKQEWEKQFAGLARCSRGWVVLGFDLKDGVLRNFFADDHSEGVWSVLPLLVLDVYEHAYCKVFSTRDDYVDSFLKLVRWEAVNRRLKAVKEFYQSIAAIL
- a CDS encoding response regulator transcription factor, producing MPRILAVDDDPKIQKILQHTLSKEGFEVILAASGEEALQKARRQPPELVVLDIMMPGMDGFETFQKLKAQYHDMPVIILSARSDEVDKVVGFRMGVDDYQTKPFSPTELALRIKAVLRRLGEPAKQQRQVLKYDGLILDYSKRIVTQNNLKIELTPKEFEVLWLMASNPNKVFTKANLLDQVWDSAFYGDDNTVTVHIRRLREKLEKDPSNPCYIKTVWGIGYKFESEECT